From Qipengyuania psychrotolerans:
CTGGAGATCCTGTATGACGGCCAAGACCGCGCTGCTGATGAGTTGGCAAATGGCCTGGCCCGCCGCGAGGAAGGCCGGTCCAAGTTCATAAGCGAACTGGAAACAGCTCCGGACGAAGAAATGATGGCGGAGCTCGCGGGTCGTTACACCAACGACGATCTCGGACCGCTGACCTTGGCGCGCAAAGGCGACGCGTGGCATCTCCAGTCGACTTCGATCGGTTCAGAACTTGCCACCCGCAAGAATGAGGATGGATCGCAATCTTTGGTGATGACCGCGCCTGGCATGTTCGGCTCATCGATCCTCGTGTCGCAGCGTGATGGCGGGACAGTTCTGGTGCTTGACGATGGGCAGCATGAGTACGTGTTCACTCGCCTTCCGGGCTGATCGGAGCCTTTAGAGCGACATACGGAAAGGTCCGGGCGAATTATCCCGGACCTTTTTCCTATTATCCCCGTTGGTAGGTCATAACTCATTCAAAAAAGGTAATAATGTTATGACCAGCACCGTGTTCAAGAGCCTGACCGACACCGCTTTCGATTCTGTCGAAGGCTATCGTCAAGCAGCCGAAAAGGCCGACAGCCCGCAGCTCAAGCAGGCTCTCCAGCAGCGCTGCCAGCACCGCGAGCAGACGCTTCAGCAGATGAATGCCGAGCTGCAGCGCCAGGGTGACGAACTCGTAACCAAGGGCACCATGGCCGGCGAAGCGCACCAGATGTGGGCGAGCATCACGAGCGCATTCGAAAACAACGATGAAGCCGCAGCGGAGCGCGTCGAAGAAGGCGAAGATTACATCAAGGGCAAGTTCAAGTCAGCGCTCGACGACACCCAGATGGAAGCGCAGGAGCGCGCCATCGTGCAGCAGTGCTACGCTGAAATCTGCGAAGGCGAACGGTTTGGCGACATGATCGAAAAGCAGTTCGATTGATCCGCTAAAAAACTAATCGAGAAAAAGGGCGTGGAGTGATCCGCGCCCTTTTTTTATGGTGCGCCGCTTTCACCGCGACCATCCGAAGCCAATGTTTCCTCAGCCAGCGCTTCGTCCGCAAAGTGGGCTGCCAGTTGCTGTTCGGCCAGCCGCGTGGCTGCGATGCGGGTAATTCCGCCCCGTGAGCGCGCGTGACCAGCGTCGCTCTCCAGAACCTTGTTGTAATAGGCAACAGCCTGTTCGAAGTTGCCGTCCGCCTCGGAACACAGCGCGATATTGAACAGCACCGACGCGTGCGCTGGGTATTCGGCTTCGAGTTCGCGGAACGTCATGCAGGCACCAATCGGGTCGTGTTCGACCAGTTTGATCGCTTGCTTGAATTGTTCGCGCCCTTCGCCCTTCATGCCTTCGCGGCGCTCCAGAATCCGCTGATCTGTGCGCACCTGCCGCGGTGCCAACTCACGGCGTAGATCGCTGACGGTCGATGAAAGCAGGCGTTCACCGATGCCGTCACTCGATGGCAAGGAATGCCTCGAACAATGGGTAACGCCATTCGTACGGTAATCCGAGAACGCAAAAATCAGCTCGGCGTCATCAGCTTCGCGGATATGCAATTCGGGGGAAATGGACACGTCGAGGCGGTTGCACGGGATGACCTTGCGAACGCGCTTGATGCATTTGTCGTCATCGTCGCGCTCCACGCACTTTTTCGTAATTTCGGGCTCGACCGAATAGATGGTCTGATCCCAGCCGAGCCGCCCACCGATCACGATGTCAGCATCGTCGCGGTCGAAACCGTTCCTTATTTCGAACAGCGGCTGACCGTCGACATTGGCACTTGCCAGTGAAGCGATCATGCGCGCGCGGAAATCGTCTCCGCCAAGGCCAAGGAAGGGTTCGACCGCGATAGTGCGCACTCCGATGAGCGCTTCACTACCGGCGGGTTCGATGCTTTCGATGGACAGGGTCTCCGCGACGACAGGCGCGGCTGCCAAAAGCGCGAGTGCAGCGATCGGAAATGCCAATGCGGACTTCATGATAACCCCCTTGATCTGGGGTCACTTGTATTTTCGTCAGTCTAAACGAGGCATGAAGCCGCTTGGCAGTATCCAGTCATCAACTCTTACGCGTCTCCGGCATGGTCCACACGCGTTGATTCCGCGCCTTCGGGCTTGGGCGCATCCACGGTGCGAATGTGAACATCGCGTAGCTGGCGCGGGCTGACGAGATTGGGCGCACCCATCATCAGGTCCTGTGCCTTCTGGTTTAGCGGGAAAGCGATCACTTCGCGAATGTTCGGCTCGTCGGCCAGCAGCATCACGATGCGGTCGATGCCCGGTGCAGACCCGCCGTGCGGCGGTGCGCCCAGCTTGAACGCTTCAATCATGCCGCTGAAGTTTTCGTCCACGTCGGCCTGCGAGTATCCGGCCAGTTCGAACGCCTTGTACATGATGTCCGGACGATGATTACGGATGGCACCGCTGGACAACTCGTACCCGTTGCAGACGATGTCGTACTGCCAAGCAAGAATATCGAGCGGGTCCTGCGTTTCCAGCGCTTCCATCTCGCCCTGCGGCATCGAGAAGGGGTTGTGGCTGAAATCGACCTTTTTGAGCTCTTCGTCATATTCGAACATCGGGAAGTCGACGATCCAGCAGAACTTGAAGCAACCTTCTTCGATCAGTTCGAGCACTTCGCCAACGCGGGTACGTGCGGCACCTGCCAGCTTGGCGGCGTCCTTTTCCTTGCCAGCGGCAAAGAACAGACCGTCGTTTTCGCCCAGGCCCAGTTCGGCATAAAGCTTTTCCATGCCTTCCGTGCCGTGGTTCTTGGCAATCGGACCGCCGAACTCGCCGCCCTTGCGAGTGACATAGCCAAGGCCAGCGAAGCCTTCGCGGCGCGCCCAGTCGTTCATTTCGTCGAAGAACTTGCGGCTCTTCTCGTTGGTGTTCGGAGCCGGAATGACGCGTACACGTCCGCCGCCGCCGACGATCTTCTCGAACAGGCCGAAACCGCTCGTTTCGAAATGATGGGTCACGTCCGAAATGATCAGCGGGTTGCGCAGGTCAGGCTTGTCGGTGCCGTATTTAAGCATCGATTCGGCATATGGAATGCGTGGGAATTCACCAGCCGGGGTCACGGTCTTGCCGCCGGAAAACTCTTCGAACACGCCCGCGAGAACCGGCTCGATTGCCTGGAAGACGTCTTCCTGCGTCACGAAGCTCATTTCGAAGTCGAGCTGGTAGAATTCGGGCGAACGATCTGCGCGCAGGTCTTCGTCGCGGAAACAGGGCGCGATCTGGAAGTAGCGGTCGAAACCGGCGACCATCAACAGCTGCTTGAACATCTGCGGTGCCTGCGGAAGGGCATAGAACCGGCCCGGATGCAGGCGGCTGGGCACGAGGTAATCGCGCGCGCCTTCGGGGCTGGATGCGCCAAGGATCGGCGTCTGAAATTCGGAGAAGCCCTGCGCCGTCATGCGCTGACGCAGCGAAGTGATCACGCGGTTGCGCAGCATGATGTTGTTGTGAACCCGCTCGCGGCGCAGATCCACGAAGCGGTACTTCAGGCGGGTTTCCTCCGGATAATCTTCCGCCTGGTTCACGATCAGCGGCAAATCTTCTGCCCGGCTCTGGACGGTGATCGAGCGGGCGAACACTTCGATTTCGCCGGTCGGCAGGTTCTTGTTCACCGCCACATCGTCGCGCGCCTTAACATCGCCGTCGATAGTGATGACCGATTCCAGCTTCAGCCGTTCCAGCACCGGCAGAGCTTCGCTGTCGCTGTCGGCAACGATCTGGGTGATGCCATAATGGTCACGCAGGTCGACGAAGAGCACGCCGCCGTGGTCTCGCTTATTGTGCACCCAGCCCGACAGACGGACTGTTTCGCCGACATTTGTCTTGGCCAGCTGTGCGCAGTTGTGGGTACGATAGGCGTGCATCTAAAATCTTTCCATTTTCGGAGTTATACCGCTAGGGGCGCGAGCGCCGCGCTCCTCTAGCAGGAATCGCGCGCGCTAACAGGGCAAGGGCGGATTTTTGTCAAGTCCAACCGGGCCGAGAGCGGTACTCCGCTCAGGATAAGAAAAGATACGATGAAAATACATGATCTGATTACCACTTCCGATGCGCTGGCCCATCTATGCGAGCGCCTTGCGAAAAGCGACTTCGTCACCGTCGATACCGAATTCATGCGTGAGAACACGTACTGGCCGGAACTGTGCCTCATCCAGATCGCGAATGAGGAAGAAGCTGCGGCCATTGATCCGCTGGCGAGCGGGATCGACCTGGGCCCGCTCTGGGACCTCATGTGCGACAACGAGGATGTCCTGAAGGTCTTCCACGCTGGCGGGCAAGATGTTGAAATTGTCTACAATTTCACCGGCAAGACGCCCCACCCCATCTTCGATACGCAAATCGCGATGATGGCGATCAGCCAGTCGGAGCAGATTGGATATGCCAATCTGGTCGAAAGCTGGCTCGGCTTCACGGTCGACAAGGGAGCGCGCTTCACCGACTGGAGCCGCCGCCCCCTGACCGACCGACAGATCGAATATGCCATCGGCGATGTCACGCATCTGTCGGAAATCTTTCCCAAGATACTCAAGAAGCTGATCAAGACCGATCGCGGCGGCTGGCTTAATGCGGAAATGGAAAAGCTCGCCAATCCGGCCAATTACGCGAATGACGCGGACCTTGCGTGGAAGCGGATTCGTTCTTCCGGCCGCAATCCTGCCGTTCTGGGCCGTCTGAAAGCGCTCGCCGCATGGCGCGAAGGCGAAGCGCAGCACAAGAACATTCCGCGCGGCCGAATCATGCGCGACGAAACTCTGGCGGATATTGCCAGCCATCCGCCCAAGAAACAGGCCGACCTCACCAAGGTTCGCGGCCTGTCCAATGCGTGGCGTGACAATGACATAGGCAAACGGCTGCTGAAGGTGCTCGACAAGGCAGAGCCGCTGCCAAAGGACGAAATGCCCGACAAGCCCAAGCGCGGCGCACCGCTGGGCAAGGAAGGCGCATTGGTCGCCGACCTGCTCAAGCTGCTCCTCAAGATCCGGGCCCGCGAGATCGACGTTGCAGCCCGCCTCCTGACCCGTTCCGACGAGATGGAAGCGCTGGCTGCCGGCGTGCGCAAGCTGCCGATCCTCGAGGGTTGGCGCTACGAAGTCTTCGGCAAGGACGCGCTCGAACTCGTCGAGGGCCGCCTCGCCTTCGCGGTCAAGGACGGCAAGCTGCTGATGACCCACATCGACGACATGGAGAGCGAACTGAGCGACGCGCAGGCCGCAGAGTGAGCACTTACCTCCCCACGCTCAAGCAACTTCAATATCTCGTTGCGCTTCATGAACATGGTCACTTCGGCCGTGCGGCAGAGGCGAGCTTTGTGTCCCAGTCAACGCTGTCGGCAGGCATTCGCGAGTTGGAATCGCTCCTCGGCGTGACCTTGGTCGAACGCAGCCGCCGCGTCGTGCGATTTACGGCGCTGGGCAATCAGGTGGTCGAAAAAGCGCACCGCATCCTGCGTGAGGCAGAAGAGCTTTCCGATCTGGTCCAAGCCGCAGGTAAACCGCTTGTCGGCCAATTGCGGATGAGCGTGATACCCACAATCGCGCCCTTCATGCTGCCGCGTTTCTTGCCGCGCTTGCGCAAGGAACGCCCCGATCTTGAACTGTTCCTGCGGGAAGAGACGAGCCAGGATGCCGTCGAATCGCTCCAGCATGGACGGGTCGATTGCGTGCTGCTTGCCCTGCCCTTTGCCACTGGCGAGGTAGAGCAAGCGCATATTGCGGACGATCCGCTCTATGTTGCCTTTCCCAAGGACGATCCGCGCGATCCGCCCGCAACGATCTCCGCTGACATGATAGACGAAGGCCGTCTGCTGCTGCTCGAAGACGGTCATTGCCTCAAAGAACACACCTTGGCTGCGTGCAACCGGCCTGAACTGCGCGGCAGCGCGACCATGATCGGCACCAGCCTGCACACGCTGGTCCAGATGGTCGACAATGGCCTTGGTCTGACGATGCTGCCGGAAATGGCGGTGAAAGCAGGTATATTGAACGGCACCGAAGTGGTTTCCCGCCCGCTAAAAAGCAAAGCGGCCAGCCGCGAAATAGCGCTCATCTGGCGCAAGAATTCCCCGCGCCGGGACGACTTCGAATTGTTGGCTGAAGAACTGCGCGCCGGTTAGGCAGCGAGCGGTTCGCTGTCCTGTTTCGCTTTCGATTTCAGGACTTTGTCGAGCTTTTTTACGGCAAACATCGGCACGATCACACTCAGCGCTATACCCCCAAGCGAGCAGAACGCGAGCCATATTGCCATGGCAGTTCCGCCGGACAGATACAGGCCATAAAGCACTGGCACCGCGAGGACGAGCCCGCGGATCTCGTTGAAGATGATCGCCACAGCGCCAATCTTGAGCAGCGCAGCCAGAGC
This genomic window contains:
- a CDS encoding ferritin-like domain-containing protein, which translates into the protein MTSTVFKSLTDTAFDSVEGYRQAAEKADSPQLKQALQQRCQHREQTLQQMNAELQRQGDELVTKGTMAGEAHQMWASITSAFENNDEAAAERVEEGEDYIKGKFKSALDDTQMEAQERAIVQQCYAEICEGERFGDMIEKQFD
- a CDS encoding tetratricopeptide repeat protein is translated as MKSALAFPIAALALLAAAPVVAETLSIESIEPAGSEALIGVRTIAVEPFLGLGGDDFRARMIASLASANVDGQPLFEIRNGFDRDDADIVIGGRLGWDQTIYSVEPEITKKCVERDDDDKCIKRVRKVIPCNRLDVSISPELHIREADDAELIFAFSDYRTNGVTHCSRHSLPSSDGIGERLLSSTVSDLRRELAPRQVRTDQRILERREGMKGEGREQFKQAIKLVEHDPIGACMTFRELEAEYPAHASVLFNIALCSEADGNFEQAVAYYNKVLESDAGHARSRGGITRIAATRLAEQQLAAHFADEALAEETLASDGRGESGAP
- the aspS gene encoding aspartate--tRNA ligase gives rise to the protein MHAYRTHNCAQLAKTNVGETVRLSGWVHNKRDHGGVLFVDLRDHYGITQIVADSDSEALPVLERLKLESVITIDGDVKARDDVAVNKNLPTGEIEVFARSITVQSRAEDLPLIVNQAEDYPEETRLKYRFVDLRRERVHNNIMLRNRVITSLRQRMTAQGFSEFQTPILGASSPEGARDYLVPSRLHPGRFYALPQAPQMFKQLLMVAGFDRYFQIAPCFRDEDLRADRSPEFYQLDFEMSFVTQEDVFQAIEPVLAGVFEEFSGGKTVTPAGEFPRIPYAESMLKYGTDKPDLRNPLIISDVTHHFETSGFGLFEKIVGGGGRVRVIPAPNTNEKSRKFFDEMNDWARREGFAGLGYVTRKGGEFGGPIAKNHGTEGMEKLYAELGLGENDGLFFAAGKEKDAAKLAGAARTRVGEVLELIEEGCFKFCWIVDFPMFEYDEELKKVDFSHNPFSMPQGEMEALETQDPLDILAWQYDIVCNGYELSSGAIRNHRPDIMYKAFELAGYSQADVDENFSGMIEAFKLGAPPHGGSAPGIDRIVMLLADEPNIREVIAFPLNQKAQDLMMGAPNLVSPRQLRDVHIRTVDAPKPEGAESTRVDHAGDA
- the rnd gene encoding ribonuclease D, whose amino-acid sequence is MKIHDLITTSDALAHLCERLAKSDFVTVDTEFMRENTYWPELCLIQIANEEEAAAIDPLASGIDLGPLWDLMCDNEDVLKVFHAGGQDVEIVYNFTGKTPHPIFDTQIAMMAISQSEQIGYANLVESWLGFTVDKGARFTDWSRRPLTDRQIEYAIGDVTHLSEIFPKILKKLIKTDRGGWLNAEMEKLANPANYANDADLAWKRIRSSGRNPAVLGRLKALAAWREGEAQHKNIPRGRIMRDETLADIASHPPKKQADLTKVRGLSNAWRDNDIGKRLLKVLDKAEPLPKDEMPDKPKRGAPLGKEGALVADLLKLLLKIRAREIDVAARLLTRSDEMEALAAGVRKLPILEGWRYEVFGKDALELVEGRLAFAVKDGKLLMTHIDDMESELSDAQAAE
- a CDS encoding hydrogen peroxide-inducible genes activator; the protein is MSTYLPTLKQLQYLVALHEHGHFGRAAEASFVSQSTLSAGIRELESLLGVTLVERSRRVVRFTALGNQVVEKAHRILREAEELSDLVQAAGKPLVGQLRMSVIPTIAPFMLPRFLPRLRKERPDLELFLREETSQDAVESLQHGRVDCVLLALPFATGEVEQAHIADDPLYVAFPKDDPRDPPATISADMIDEGRLLLLEDGHCLKEHTLAACNRPELRGSATMIGTSLHTLVQMVDNGLGLTMLPEMAVKAGILNGTEVVSRPLKSKAASREIALIWRKNSPRRDDFELLAEELRAG